The Streptomyces cyaneogriseus subsp. noncyanogenus region CCCACAGGGTGAGGAGGCCCCGCAGATGCGTGCAACCGTGGGCGACCGGCTTGTCCAGCACGGCAGGGTGGTCGGTCAGCACGACAAGGTCGCCGAGATCATCGAAGTGATGGGCCAGGAAGGCAACCCGCCGTACCGGGTCCGCTTCGAGGACGGGCACGAGGCCGTCTGCTCCCCCGGCCCCGATTCCGAGATCCGTCACAAGGAGATGCACACCCAGCAGTAGACCGCGAAGGGGATCGCGGGGGTCAGCGCGGGGGGTTCGCCGGCTGCCCGTAGTGGTCGGCGACCACCCGCGCCATCGCCCCCACACGGTCGGCCGCCACGTCCTTGGCGGCGAAGAAGACGTGCCCGCGCACCTGCGCGTACTCCTTGGCCAGCGTCAGATGCCGGGACAGCTCGGCCGCGTCCTGCCAGGCGGCGGGCTGCGCCGGGTCCCCGGCCTTGTACAGCGCCTCCCCCACGTACAGCTTGGTGGGGCTGCCCTGCGCCACCCCGGCCCACCACGACACGAGCTTGGCGTAGTCGGCGGCGGCCAGGCCGATGTTCCAGTAGAGCTGCGGCACGACGTAGTCGATCCAGCCCTCCCGGACCCAGGTGCGGGTGTCGGCGTACAGGTCGTCGTAGGTCTGCACCCCCGCCCGCGTGTCCGAGCCGAGCGCGTCGGTCGCCGCGTTGCGCCACACCCCGAACGGGCTGATGCCGAACCGGGCCGTGGGCCGTACCGCCTTCACCCGGGCCGCCGTCTCCCGCACCAGGCGGTCGATGTTGTCGCGCCGCCAGTCCGCCCGGCTGCCGAACCCGCCGCCGTGGGCGGCGTAGGCGGCGTCGTCGTCGAAGGTCT contains the following coding sequences:
- a CDS encoding DUF1918 domain-containing protein: MRATVGDRLVQHGRVVGQHDKVAEIIEVMGQEGNPPYRVRFEDGHEAVCSPGPDSEIRHKEMHTQQ